The DNA segment CGCCTAAGAACGAGGTTGTGCATGAGATAAATGACAGGTTGTTAGCGTTATTCCCAGGCGAAGAAAGAGAGTATTTAAGCTCTGATAGTCTTTGTCAGACTGAGAATCCTAATTCAACACAGCTAAAACTATACTCACCAGATGTGTTGAATGGTCTTAAAGTATCAGGTTTGCCTAATCACAGGTTAGTACTCAAAGTTGGTGTGCCAATAATGCTATTACGTAACATTGACCAACAAAATGGTTTATGCAACGATACGAGGTTACAGATAAAAAGATTATACAACCGTGTCATAGAAGCAGAAATCATATCTGGAGGAAATATCGGCACTCGCACCTACATACCGAGACTTAATTTGATACCTTCAGACAAAAAGATTCCTTTTGCGTTTCAAAGGAGGCAATTTCCGATAGCTGTGTGTTTTGCGATGACAATCAACAAAAGTCAAGGGCAGTTGCTATCAAGGGTTGGTCTGTACTTGAGACAACCTGTTTTTACGCATGGTCAGTTGTCTGTGGCTTTATCAAGGGTAAAATCCAGAGACGGAGTCAAATTGCTTATATTAGACAAGGACGGCAAACCTACCGATAAAACATCAAATGTCGTTTATAAGGAAGTGTTTAACAAATTGTGAACTTtctcttctttgtttgttttcaaTTACGTGTAATGTTGATAAAGATGTTCGTAGTTCAacgtttatttaattaaaatgttTACTTAGATGGTGTTGACTAATATTAATTTATTGTTGGtccacccgtgtaacacacgggtacttagactagttGGTAATATTAAAGAAAGATAGTTAAAAAAAACCCAGAAAATTCTTTTTTACAAATACAGTAACCACtcaaatttcaaaattttaatattatattatatatatcttAAACACAAAGGTCGGTGGCTATACCAATTTACTATATCTGCCCTTACCTAACCAACCAAATTACAAAACTGCCCCTAAGAAATCTCTTTTGTTATGCCATCATCTTCCACACACTTGCAAGTCCTTCAATCTCTTTCTTCTACGCAAACAaatctctcatctctctctctctctctctctctctctttctttctttctttctttctttctttctttcttccttccTGTGCAACACAATCTTAAAAGAGAAAGTCGGTGCAACCGTGCACCGACATTATTACGAAATTGCCCTCGATTAATTATTTCTGTTTAATATCCTTTCAGTCTTCTCAAAAGGGGTTGTTTTCTCTGTCTTCGGAGGAGTACCACCATGGAAGGCTGGGATCCAACCACCAAGGCAAAGGGACAATGtcaaatttttttcttttttgtcatTTCTATTGCAAGATATTCATGGCAGGATGATGCTGCAATATGCTGCTCTGATCTGGAGTGAATCAGGGTACAAGCAAGGGCATCATATCTCCCCGATTACCTACTGTGCGTCCCCAATACCAACATTCAATGGCGGCGATGGTGTTTTCCGAAGATTCTAAGGGTTGACGGCTCCTGCCCGGTTCTGGTAGGAAGCTAGGGTTCAGGCCAATTTCCGGTAACTCAAATGCGCTTCCGATTAACAAACACTGGCCCGAATATATGCCAGGTCTGAATTTTTGCAATCATTTGtcaattttgttttcttttgaaTATCTATATGGTCTGTATTGATTCTTGATCCAATGATTGTTTTAAGGGTTTTTGTTCAACAAATCGATTTTAGATCTATTGTGTATTGGTTGGTGGtaatttttttgtttgtttttgcttttatttttatgtaaaaaaataaaGCAACGATTTCGGACTTGCTCTAATTGTTATTCGGCATTTTAGAATGTATTTTTGGGATTTTGGTACTTAGAAAGTGTATGCACGCCAGGTGTTTGTGAAAATGCTTCTATTATTTGGCAGTTATATAACAAAATTTACATTAGTTTTATGGCTCACTAATGAATACACAGGTGGTTATGGCACAATATACACATTAAAACAGACGGCACGACATTTGTTGCTAAATGTAAGGAGCTGAGTATTCAGTTATGCTATGCCTTTTCGGTTCAACAATGTCAATATTATTTATGATGCAAATGTATTCAGTCATGCTATGCCTTTTACCGTTGACAATCACGAATTGCAGTTACCTTTTACCGGGTAAGCTTTCGATTTAACTTCTATTTCGCAAGTTATCTCAATCTACGACATTTGCATCAACCGTCAACAATTTGTTTTTTAGTTTCCCCCAACTAAAACCCAATTTTTTACTAAGTTGTAAATTAATACATCTTGGTGTAGGTATAAGTGTTATTTAATACATTGGCTCATTTGGTTAGAAAAAAGAAAACATGTGGACATCCGCCACAACCACGACGGATCTGAACGAGATCCGCCATAGCCACGGTAGATCTAAAGGAGATCTGGGTTTTGTGGACAAGAAGACACACAAAGACGACAACGgttaggtggtggtggtgattagGCGGTGGTTGGCGGCTAGGTGGTTGGGCGGCTTGATCTGACTTGCGGTGGTGATTGGCGGTGATCAGAGGTGATGACAGTTGTGTGGTGCGATGACGACGATGACGGTTCGATGAGGGTGGGTCGGTGATGATGGCAGTAGTGTGGTAAGAGTCAACAAGTTGTCAAATATTATTTTGGCTTAATAAAACGTTTCAGGTCCGTCTAGATTGAGCCTCGCTGTGCCCGGCcgcctaggcgcgcgctttttgcGCTTTTAACAACATAGATGTATATGTGTGTGAGAGGGGGGAGGACCGGCTTGAACGTCCGCAAGAGGACGCCGACGACGCCGACGGGGTGTGGAAATGGCGTGCAGGTGCGGCCCTTTGAAGTAATAGCATgcgttgtgttttggatgataggGGCGTTAAACACTGTGACAATGGCAATGTGAGCACGAAACTCATGGTTGGAATACTATAACTATCTAATGTCACCCTCACAACCATCTTAACAATAGTATTTTCAGGTTAAGCGATGATTTTTTTACTCACTTAAAGTTTGAGCTAGGAGAGCTTCAGTTTGCTGTTCAAAAAACTGAGGTGTGCTTTCTTATTCTACTACAAGCTTAAATCAAATTTATCGATCTCGGATTAATTAATTGTTCATCATAATGTGAGTACCAATGATCATTGTAGGATATGGAAGACAGAGTGATTGACTTCGAAGCACTACAAAAAGTCCTTCTTGAAGGAATAGGTTATTATCTTTATAATAACATATTCGAAATAAGTTCCTCTAGACATTGTTTCTGTAAAACAGTAACATATCTGTTTTGTGTTTTAATTTTGCAGGAGCTTATGATAAACTGCAAGCTAACATAGTGAAGGCAAAGGATAAACCTAAACACATCATATAACGCTTGGACTAATCCGTTCGATATTTGCgaagtacccgcgccgcaacgcgcgcgggtctttTTACTAGTAATGTACTAAAGTAATCTATACAAGTTACCACATACAGTAgaaactcgataaattaatactcgattatttaataaactctttaagataatattttttgccggtcctgactcggggatagggtgctaaattaataattcgctaaaattataagataatacatttttgataatttctttagaccccatataaaatataaattaataattccttaTATATAGCATATTACATGAATAATTTATGAAGGTTTCTTAAAAAATGACTtaattgtcttttgttttttgttgaaatcaatttcCCCTTGAATCTCGTCTCTAATTTTCCTTAGCATGGTAATAACTTCTGGTGTTGTTTTCTGATAGCTCAACAAGAAATTGATTTTGAGTGAGACTTGGATTATCCTTGTTGTGCTTGCATAATGCTCTTCGAATGTCGTCTGTCATTGTTGTTTTTTTCACACCTTTAAGATGGGAAGCCATGTTGTGTGTATGATTTGTTTGTGTTAACCTATTTTGATCTTGTAtttatatagaaaatatttttaatgtccataaagtgatacattgaacacaagaagcataataaggtgggagattgaaggtttctttcaaattgggctgttcatttgatatacatgcattgtatacaataattaagtggaagttgaaaggtgtttgtaaactaagtattctactatagttaataaaatattaattaatatataaattaataattattaatttatcgattaattattaactcttttaattaataaattttggtgATCCCAAGTGTATTATTTTATAGATGTTTCTACTGTATGTAAGTAGAGATCGGTTCCAAACCCGAACCGGTAGAACCGACCCGTACTCGGTTCCAGTTCCAACCCGATGTATAGAAGAACCGGTTCCGGGTTCAAAATACCCAGCAGTTCTTACCCGGTTCCATATTTCTTGATAATAAACGGGTCGTACCCGGTTCCTACCCGTACCTGGTTAGTACCCGTACCCGGTTCTTCTAGTACCCGGTTCCACTGTACCCGGTAATAAGTTACGGTTAGAACCGGTTACTAGCCGTTAGAATTGATTCTTGGAGGTTGCAAAAAGCATTAAATGCCAAATGTGACCTTTGGAACCGGTTACTATCCGTTGGAACCgatttttaaattatataaaaaaccaatttttatattatataatcgGTTTCCAACGGTATTGTAAGTGGCAGCTTTTTGGTTTGAAAAAACCCGACAGAACCGGTTCCAAACAGTACCCAGAACCGGGTCCAGAGTACCCGTAACCGGTTACATCGGTTCTAGTTTTATTGACGACTACCCGGGTTTAACCCGGAACCGGTTCTTCAGAGAACCCGGTTCCCCTAACTAGTATCAGTACCCGGGTACGGGTAGGAACCGATTCCGGGTATTAATAAAACCCGATTATGCCCATCTCTATATGTAAGTAATTTTGATCTTGGTTTTTTTTCTAATGTGAAGATTGAAATTCATTTAAATTTTTAAGTAATTTAACAACAAAATATTCTAAGTTAGAACTAAAAATAATCGGTAATACAGATGCTTTGCTATCTCAAGATAAACAAAAAAAaccttttaatttatttataacTAGCCTAAGATCCCACGAGTTTCGCGGGTGGCTAAACACAAATATATAATATCTATTGGTATTGAAGCTCATGTAGGTCATCACTTTTTTTTGGCCTTTCAAACTTAGGCTTCACGTCTAAGGGTTGAAACAGGTCCCAAACAGACAATACACGACCCTAACCGGTACAAACCCATAACCGAACAGAGTGATCACTTCCCTCTCCAAAAACCTGTTACATACCAGGGAACCTTTAATAGATCAACGAAAGGTCATGGTTTTAATCTTTTGATTGACATCAAGTTTATATAAACTTCAATATCTAAATTCTTATTTAAATTCATATTAGTTCATATAAAACTTTGCTTGCATATGTGTAAACCCAAACATGTCTTTTTAAGAAATAAATTAGAATAGTTTCGGTACTAACGTAAATATAATTTACActtaataaatgaaaaaaatgaaaaaaaatcacAACTTTTAAAGACTTCTTTATACGCGACATTTGTTGTTTCATCTGTCGGTTTGTCATCCTTATCTAATATCAGTAGTTTTTTGACTCCATTTCTGGTTTTTACTCTTGATAAAGCGACACATACAACCGACTATTAGTGAAAACATATTGTTCCAAAAAAATTAATTTTCAAGTAATGAAGCTATTATATTGACATATCAGTTAACAATAGTTAAAGGAAGACAAAAAAAAAGTTTGAAGTTTTTGGGTTTAAGTTTCAGGTATAGGGTTTGAGTAAGCACAAAACATGTATATAGTTTCGAGTAATTGGGTAATCGAGCCGAGTATCATCCAGTCTCATACCAGTCTCTTATCCGCGAAAACTTTTTTCTAATCTCGTACGGCATACACGGGATGCTTCACGTATACCCGTCTGTCTCGAGTATATTTATTTGATCCCTAGAATTCATATTCAAGGCAAAGAAAAGGTTAAGCAAAACAAAGCAAACATGCCTCTAGATGACCAGGAAGTATGATAGTCAGGAAACATTATTCTAGTAACCCACCCAATGTTTTAAAAGCTTTTTGTACTGTCTCGAATTTGGCTCAAAATCGGCCTAACCGGGTGTATCGGATGGTTCAGCCGGCTGTACTGGACGGTTTAACCGGTTCTACCAGAGTACTGGACTATTCAATCGGTACAGCCGGCCAGTTTGAACCAGTTATCTAAAACATTGAACCCACTTTCATTATTACTACAAACATAATTCTAAAACAACTCAAAACGCGTGTAATTCTTGAAGCAGGTCTTTCGTGTTGCGTGCTCCCATGAAATGTCAATTAAATCAAAAATCAAACTAAAGaaaaatttattttgttttctcCATCATTAATCATCATCATATCACTGCACATGTTTTTTTCAAAGGCAAGTTTTGTTTCAACACCAAAAATTATACACAGGCCCAGCAAGTTAGTGTGATCCCAGCATTACAAAAAATAACCACTCACTGTTCTAAACATAATAACCACACCCAGACCCAACACAgattataaactgttttttttttcagcgATCCCGCCCCATGCCTTGTAGTTTGGATATGCATTTCACCCACAAATAAGATGTTTCATGGGTTTCCCCGAATATCACTGCACATAATAAAATGAAGTATATATCAAGATTATAAGGAATAGGGTGAAACGGTATTTGTGATAcgttaaaaaaaggaaaataatcTAACAAATGAAGTTAATATTATAACTTTAATAAAATACATTTTTCTAATAAGCAAACACACATAAGTGATATGATCCTATAATTTATTAAGTGCATAAATATTtactaaatattaatttctaGCTAATATTAACATATAGTTTAAACAGTAATTAATTCCATAAAAGGTTAACAGTAACATATAACATAACTTATACTtttaatttctttaatttttagttttatgGTAATTACCAAATCCATTACATTGGCTAAGATGACTTGTAATTTTGCAGTTTTAGTTCTTGGTTTTGAAATGGTGTAACCAGGGTCCGCTCAACGTTTTTAAAGGCCTAAAGCGAAATCAAAGTTTAGGGCCCTTTTTCGAATAAGAGCTCAACTATTAAGGTATAAAAGAGCTTATTACAAAATTGATTAGCGAACTACTGTCTACAGCCATAAAATAAAGTAATCATGCATTTGCCAATGAACTTTGCAATATAAAAGAGAGACATACCTCTTATTTCCGGATAAACTAAGTGACTTTTGATCCTAAATAAAAACGGTGGACAACCCAAAGTATCTGCATGCACCTTTTGCTTCTGTCGTCACAAAACCATAGAATTCCTATGTCGCTGCGTCACACGATTCGGAAGGCTTCAACCCAAATCGGGTCTCGTTCCGCTGTTCGTTCTATCCACCTGACCCAACGTGTGCCACATCTGCTATTGTAGAGTTGGGCTCGTCGTTCACCATCCGTTGCGGTTGTAGTTACCTGTTAAGAAAATAAAGACCTTTCAATATGCAAACAATGAAGATATAATTCAAGATGAGAAGAGTTTTACAAATCTACAACCAAGTTCAATAGCCTTCTACAGTCAACTGAATCAAACGAATCGACACCAATTAACCAACTGAATCGAGTGCGGTTCTGAGTGTTTTGCTCATTAAATAATTAATTCTTCGCCTAGAAATTCAGTTGATAAATAGAACTAAGGACATTCTTGTTGTTTTTATTAGGTCCAACATAAATCAATAGTCGAAAGTTGCAATTTTTTGATGAACTACAAACCATTTATTAATGCATTTTAACTCTTGAAACAACATATAAAGTATTACGACCAGATTTACCAACCCAATTGCTAGCACTCTAGCAGCAAGTTTGTTACAGAAGAAATTAAGTACAAATGAACTTCAAATATTTTCGAGCTATTTTTTGtaagttttgttttaaaatgaaatGTTATATGCACCTTTGATATATAAGGGCATATAAGTAATTTTGTTTTACCCTTTGTTATATAGACTCATATCTTTAACCCAGAATAATCAGATAACCATAAGCATTATGAGTTTAACAACCTTCATTATCGCTGACAACCAACGTCTGTGCCTCAGTCTTCCGTCGGTCTTCCTCTGACAATTGTCCCTGCATCTTCCAGAAACAAAAATCCacgaaaaaaaatacaaaatacaaatcaattaaattaaatacaAACCACAGAATACCAAATCATCCAAATTAGTGTCAAACTCTCTTACCAAAGTTTTCTACATATTGCTCATCATAAATCGACTAATCATTGGAGATGAACCTGCGATGCTACTCAGTTCCTACTTTTGATAAGCAAATGAATGTTAGTCGCTTGGATTTGCGAAAAGAAAAAAACACGAATAAAAATAAAAGCGCGTATAAATGATCAACAGTTAATGAACCATTTATTTTCTTTTCGTTTGATCGAAAAGTACATGTAAATGAATCATAGACATGTACATAATTTCAGAAAACCCTAATGCAAAACAGCAAACCCATCTTCAGAAAAAACGACGACCAAACTTACCTCAGCGGCAACCTATTCGAGAACAGCGGCCAGGTACACACCTCTGATGGCATAACATTCTGTTTGAAAACGCTGCCACTGCTAGGACTTAGCCACATTGCCATCATACAGCAGCTCCGATCCACACTACAGGACCATCGCTGGAATAGTCATGATTTGTTCCGGCGAAAGCGATAAAGAAAGAGACTAAATCCGATGCCCTGCATGGtcaaacatcatcatcaccatcgtTCTCCCACAGTACCTTCAATTATGGATCTAGGGAAAAGCTTGCGTTGATGCACACATTCAGTCAACTAAAATCACATAAAGATAGTTTTGAAGTTGTCAAATTTTCACACCCCCTCTAAAAACTCAAAAATATCAAACCATATAAAATACATATTGCAATACCGTACACTAAGATCAAGGTGTATTGCCACTCAACATATAGCCAAGAGTAAAATTATAAGTAATGGAGATGCAAATTGATATAATTAAATGAAAAACATGTGAAATATCATAACACATGGAGGGTTTATATAACCAATATTAGCATATGGTTTATCAATTTCAAGAGAAATATGAGACAATAGGAGGTGCGACCTTACCTGCCATTTCATCGGATAGGCCGCTGGTGGTCCGTCGGAAACTCATTGGTATCTTTCTAACCTGATTTGTCGAACCCTTTCTCTCTTTAAATTTTGCATCTCTATATATACCCAACATCCATTTATCACAGGAATTGGATGGATCTTCAGGATCACAAAGGGTCCGAGAATTCATGCTCATAACTTAAAGAAACATTCAAAAACCATAATTATTTAATCTTTTACTTTTTGAGTCAAGTCACAAACAAATACAAAAATGTAACTGAATTTAGGTAAAGATTATAGATACATAAACTATATGACACTATTTAACTGAATTTAGGTAAAAGATTATAGATTCTACATTGACTTATACTGAAGATAGTCAATAGCTAATTGCGTAAACTAAAGCAAGAATGGGTATTGCAAGTACTGGCTGCCTCAAACTTTCTGAAACAACACGGGCTCAGGTCAAACCACTTTTTATTCACA comes from the Helianthus annuus cultivar XRQ/B chromosome 4, HanXRQr2.0-SUNRISE, whole genome shotgun sequence genome and includes:
- the LOC110934230 gene encoding uncharacterized protein LOC110934230 encodes the protein MDTSIGYEISFGGKVIVFGGAFRQILPVVPNGGRQEIVNASLCSSYLWSKCKLLRLKKNMRLTIGRSTSDIEDINNFAKWLLDLGEGNNYNNHNYFSKRAILAPKNEVVHEINDRLLALFPGEEREYLSSDSLCQTENPNSTQLKLYSPDVLNGLKVSGLPNHRLVLKVGVPIMLLRNIDQQNGLCNDTRLQIKRLYNRVIEAEIISGGNIGTRTYIPRLNLIPSDKKIPFAFQRRQFPIAVCFAMTINKSQGQLLSRVGLYLRQPVFTHGQLSVALSRVKSRDGVKLLILDKDGKPTDKTSNVVYKEVFNKL
- the LOC110938182 gene encoding uncharacterized protein LOC110938182 isoform X2 yields the protein MYMCVRGGRTGLNVRKRTPTTPTGCGNGVQVRPFEVIACVVFWMIGALNTVTMAMLSDDFFTHLKFELGELQFAVQKTEDMEDRVIDFEALQKVLLEGIGAYDKLQANIVKAKDKPKHII
- the LOC110938182 gene encoding uncharacterized protein LOC110938182 isoform X1; the encoded protein is MYMCVRGGRTGLNVRKRTPTTPTGCGNGVQVRPFEVIACVVFWMIGALNTVTMAIIFRLSDDFFTHLKFELGELQFAVQKTEDMEDRVIDFEALQKVLLEGIGAYDKLQANIVKAKDKPKHII